Proteins encoded within one genomic window of Glycine soja cultivar W05 chromosome 1, ASM419377v2, whole genome shotgun sequence:
- the LOC114409011 gene encoding uncharacterized protein At4g37920-like: MKGYKVWTSTFNSSTTTTFIPFNNNLSPNYPLTPPSYTASNCFPSFQSQRPKLIAQNFKPHILLCTSLPSPQASSASTAQAEEHEVEIAKGYTMTQFCDKMIDFFLNEKTKSKEWRKYLIFREEWKKYRDRFYNRCQRRADMENDPVMKEKFISLRRKLKKIDDEMEGHYELLMEIQDSPMDINAIVARRRKDFTGEFFHYLSLISDTYDSLEDRDGISRLGSRCLSAVSAYDNTLENIETLDAAQAKFDDILNSPSIDIACQKIKSLAKAKELDSSLILLISSAWAKAKESTTMKNEVKDIMYQLYRATKSSLRSITPKEIKLLKHLLNIIDPEERFSALATAFTPGDEHEAKDPNALYTTPKELHKWIKIMLDAYHLNKEETDLREARQMTDPVVIQRLFILKDTIEQEYMEKDTTQKSETKDDSKSEEF; the protein is encoded by the exons ATGAAAGGCTACAAGGTTTGGACCTCAACCTTCAACAgcagcaccaccaccaccttcatCCCTTTCAATAATAATCTCTCCCCAAATTACCCGTTAACCCCTCCATCCTATACTGCTTCAAACTGCTTCCCATCCTTCCAAAGCCAAAGACCAAAACTTATAGCTCAGAATTTCAAACCCCACATTCTTCTATGCACCTCTCTGCCCA GTCCACAGGCAAGCAGTGCTTCCACAGCTCAAGCTGAGGAGCATGAGGTTGAAATTGCAAAGGGTTACACTATGACACAATTTTGTGACAAAATGATAGATttctttttgaatgaaaaaacgAAATCAAAAGAATGGAGGAAGTACCTGATATTTAGAGAGGAGTGGAAAAAATACAGGGATAGATTTTACAATAGGTGCCAAAGAAGGGCAGACATGGAGAATGACCCAGTTatgaaggaaaaatttatttcattgcGGAGAAAGTTGAAGAAG ATTGATGATGAAATGGAAGGACACTATGAACTGCTCATGGAAATACAAGATAGCCCAATGGACATTAATGCCATAGTTGCACGAAGGCGTAAAGATTTTACAGGGGAGTTCTTCCACTACCTCTCTCTTATTTCAGATACATATGACAGCTTGGAGGATCGTGATG GGATTTCCAGGCTGGGCAGTAGATGCTTGTCAGCTGTCAGTGCATACGATAATACTCTAGAGAATATAGAGACATTAGATGCTGCCCAGGCCAAATTTGATGATATCCTCAATTCTCCTTCTATTGATATTGCTTGTCAGAAGATCAAAAGCTTAGCAAAGGCAAAGGAACTTGATTCTTCATTGATATTGTTGATAAGCAGTGCTTGGGCTAAAGCAAAAGAATCTACAACAATGAAGAATGAG GTGAAAGATATAATGTACCAATTGTACAGGGCCACAAAGAGCAGCCTAAGGAGTATTACTCCAAAAGAAATAAAGCTACTCAAACATTTGTTGAACATCATTGATCCCGAGGAGCGATTCTCTGCATTGGCAACTGCTTTCACCCCTGGTGATGAACACGAAGCCAAGGACCCTAATGCTCTATACAC CACCCCAAAGGAGCTGCACAAGTGGATTAAGATCATGCTCGATGCATATCATCTGAACAAGGAAGAAACAGATTTGAGAGAAGCCAGGCAGATGACTGACCCTGTGGTAATTCAGAGGTTGTTTATCCTTAAAGATACTATTGAACAAGAATATATGGAAAAAGATACAACCCAGAAGTCTGAGACAAAAGATGACTCTAAATCAGAAGAGTTTTAA
- the LOC114409020 gene encoding ABC transporter G family member 17-like has product MTQANGHRRVDQTVIDIKKPPVSFTGGLVFECLTYTVTKKKKVEEKWSNQEVDLLHEITSYAPKGCITAVMGPSGAGKSTLLDGLAGRIASGSLKGRVSLDGATVSASLIKRTSAYIMQEDRLFPMLTVYETLMFAADFRLGPLSLADKKQRVEKLIDQLGLTSSRNTYIGDEGTRGISGGERRRVSIGVDIIHGPSLLFLDEPTSGLDSTSAHSVIEKVHDIARGGSTVILTIHQPSSRIQLLLDHLIILARGQLMFQGSPQDVALHLSRMPRKIPKGESPIELLIDVIQEYDQSEVGVEALAEFARTGVKPPPLSGQQQHSVSSVAPSSHLSHRYEENSQDLSYSSQVSRRVVDGFDHSLRSSHNNNTSMSWSTGNSAAFLKFTPSRLKNDHKLQNTARTNASPGYYAHWSEILEATPTPRSSDYTVNEKDYLAPSNATQEHLGAKFANSYLGEIWILMRRNFINIRRTPELFLSRLMVLTFMGIMMATMFFKPKETLQGITNRLSFFIFTVCLFFFSSNDAVPAFIQERFIFIRETSHNAYRASTYTIAGLITHMPFILLQATAYAVIVWFALKLRGPFLYFLLVLFVSLLSTNSFVVFVSSVVPNYILGYAVVIAFTALFFLFCGYFLNSNDIPHYWRWMNKISTMTYPYEGLLMNQYQTNDTFGFGYLDGARITGLDILNSLHIDTDERKKRTIVLTMFGWAVLYRVLFYLVLRFASKNQRS; this is encoded by the exons ATGACTCAAGCCAATGGCCACCGTCGTGTTGATCAAACAGTGATTGACATAAAGAAACCGCCGGTGAGCTTCACCGGGGGTCTGGTGTTCGAGTGCCTCACTTACACCgttacaaagaagaagaaggttgagGAGAAGTGGTCGAATCAAGAGGTGGACCTGCTGCATGAAATCACTAGCTATGCACCAAAGGGTTGCATCACTGCAGTGATGGGCCCTAGTGGCGCAGGAAAGTCCACTCTCTTGGATGGCCTTGCTGGGAGGATTGCGAGTGGGAGCCTCAAAGGGAGGGTCTCCTTGGATGGGGCAACTGTGAGTGCAAGCTTGATCAAGAGAACTTCTGCATATATCATGCAGGAAGATAGGCTTTTCCCAATGCTAACTGTCTATGAGACTTTGATGTTTGCTGCTGATTTTCGTCTTGGACCACTTTCACTTGCTGATAAGAAGCAGAGGGTGGAGAAGCTCATTGACCAGCTTGGCTTAACG TCATCTCGAAACACCTACATAGGAGACGAAGGTACAAGAGGAATATCCGGCGGAGAGCGGCGGCGGGTCTCAATCGGCGTGGACATCATCCACGGCCCATCCCTCCTCTTCCTGGACGAGCCAACCTCAGGGCTAGACTCCACCAGCGCCCACAGCGTGATCGAGAAAGTGCACGACATCGCTCGCGGCGGCAGCACCGTGATCCTCACCATCCACCAGCCCTCATCAAGAATCCAACTCCTCCTCGACCACCTAATCATCCTCGCAAGAGGGCAACTCATGTTCCAAGGCTCACCCCAGGACGTGGCACTCCACCTGAGTCGCATGCCACGCAAAATCCCCAAAGGAGAGAGCCCCATCGAGCTTCTCATTGACGTGATCCAAGAGTATGATCAGTCTGAGGTTGGAGTTGAGGCACTTGCTGAGTTCGCACGCACTGGTGTCAAGCCACCTCCTTTGTCTGGCCAACAACAACACTCTGTGTCTTCTGTTGCTCCGTCCTCGCACCTTAGCCATAGGTATGAGGAAAATTCTCAGGACTTGTCTTACTCGTCGCAAGTGAGTAGAAGGGTCGTTGATGGTTTTGATCACAGTCTCAGAAGTTCCCATAACAACAACACATCAATGTCGTGGAGCACTGGGAATAGTGCGGCGTTTTTGAAATTCACTCCTTCGCGGCTTAAGAATGATCACAAGCTGCAGAATACCGCGAG AACCAATGCTTCACCTGGATACTACGCACACTGGAGTGAAATCCTCGAAGCCACTCCAACACCCCGTAGCAGTGACTACACAGTGAATGAGAAGGACTACCTCGCTCCCTCAAACGCCACACAGGAACACCTTGGAGCAAAGTTTGCAAATTCCTACCTAGGAGAGATTTGGATCCTTATGCGTCGCAACTTCATAAACATAAGGCGCACCCCTGAGCTCTTCCTTTCAAGACTCATGGTTCTCACCTTCATGGGCATCATGATGGCCACCATGTTCTTCAAGCCAAAAGAAACTTTGCAAGGAATCACCAACCGCCTCAGCTTCTTCATCTTCACAGTGtgccttttcttcttctcctctaaCGACGCCGTCCCGGCCTTCATCCAAGAAAGGTTCATCTTCATAAGGGAAACCTCTCACAACGCCTATAGAGCTTCCACTTACACCATTGCAGGCCTAATCACTCACATGCCCTTTATTCTTCTCCAAGCAACTGCTTATGCCGTCATTGTTTGGTTTGCCCTAAAACTTAGAGGCCCTTTTCTTTACTTCTTGCTTGTTCTCttcgtttctcttctttcaaccAATTCATTTGTTGTGTTTGTGAGCTCAGTGGTTCCAAACTACATCTTGGGTTATGCTGTAGTTATTGCCTTCACTGCCTTGTTCTTCTTGTTCTGTGGATACTTCTTGAACAGCAACGACATTCCCCATTATTGGCGTTGGATGAACAAAATTTCGACCATGACGTACCCTTATGAGGGGCTATTGATGAACCAGTACCAGACCAATGATACCTTTGGGTTTGGGTATCTTGATGGTGCACGGATTACCGGTTTAGATATCTTGAATAGTCTACATATTGACACTGATGAACGTAAGAAGAGGACAATTGTGCTTACAATGTTTGGTTGGGCTGTGCTATATAGGGTTTTGTTTTACTTGGTCCTTCGTTTTGCATCAAAAAACCAAAGGTCGTAG